In a single window of the Halomicroarcula saliterrae genome:
- a CDS encoding DUF354 domain-containing protein: MGDDPAMNVHFEVGHPAHVHLFKHAIGELADRGHETLVTAREKEVTTDLLDAYGIDYQVLSEQSDTTPGLLLEWAMRELKLIRAIRRFDSDVVVSHLSPVAAQAATLTGTPSVTFTDDEVATRSLSKLTIPFTSKVCTPACFEMEFGTKHRRYDGYHELAYLHPDRYAPDPARLRDHGVAVDEPYYVLRFVSWAAHHDVGESGISTEGKRELVEYLSQGGEVYITSESPLPPAFEAHRLPVPPELIHDLLFYADGYVGDSQTMAIEAGVLGTPAIRTNSFVGNSDLSTFRELESHGLVYNLNEERAAIEKMKEFVEDPETAAKWERRRSQLLAERQDVTDVVVEETLGAAG; encoded by the coding sequence GTGGGCGACGACCCCGCGATGAACGTCCACTTCGAGGTGGGGCATCCGGCGCACGTCCACCTGTTCAAACACGCCATCGGCGAACTCGCGGACCGGGGTCACGAGACGCTCGTCACGGCCCGGGAGAAGGAAGTGACGACGGACCTGCTCGACGCCTACGGCATCGACTACCAGGTGCTCTCGGAGCAGAGCGACACCACGCCCGGACTCCTGCTGGAGTGGGCGATGCGGGAGCTGAAGCTCATCCGTGCCATCCGGCGGTTCGACTCGGACGTGGTCGTGAGTCACCTCAGTCCGGTCGCGGCGCAGGCGGCCACTCTCACGGGGACGCCCAGTGTCACCTTCACCGACGACGAGGTGGCGACCCGCTCGCTCTCGAAGCTCACCATCCCGTTCACCTCGAAGGTGTGTACGCCGGCGTGTTTCGAGATGGAGTTCGGTACGAAACACCGACGCTACGACGGCTACCACGAGCTCGCCTACCTGCATCCGGACCGGTACGCGCCGGACCCGGCCCGGCTCCGGGACCACGGCGTCGCGGTGGACGAACCCTACTACGTGCTCCGGTTCGTCTCGTGGGCGGCCCACCACGACGTCGGCGAGTCCGGCATCAGCACCGAGGGCAAGCGCGAACTCGTCGAGTACCTCTCACAGGGGGGCGAGGTGTACATCACCAGCGAGTCGCCGCTGCCGCCCGCCTTCGAGGCACACCGGCTCCCGGTTCCCCCGGAGCTGATTCACGACCTGTTGTTCTACGCCGACGGCTACGTCGGGGACTCACAGACCATGGCCATCGAGGCCGGGGTGCTGGGCACGCCCGCCATCCGGACGAACTCCTTCGTCGGGAACTCGGACCTCTCGACGTTCCGCGAGCTGGAGTCCCACGGGCTCGTCTACAACCTCAACGAGGAGCGAGCCGCCATCGAGAAGATGAAGGAGTTCGTCGAGGACCCCGAGACCGCGGCCAAGTGGGAGCGCCGTCGGTCACAGCTCCTGGCGGAGCGCCAGGACGTGACCGACGTGGTCGTCGAGGAGACGCTCGGAGCGGCCGGATGA